One segment of Tenrec ecaudatus isolate mTenEca1 chromosome 1, mTenEca1.hap1, whole genome shotgun sequence DNA contains the following:
- the LOC142437503 gene encoding olfactory receptor 2B2 produces MNKVNESVPREFILLGFSDRPWLELPLFVVFLVSYILTIFGNLGIILVAHLDPKLHTPMYFFLSNLSLLDLCYTTSTVPQMLVNICSTRKVISYGGCVAQLFIFLALGSTECLLLAVMSFDRFVAICRPLHYSVIMHQRLCLQLAAASWISGFSNSVLQSSLTLQMPLCGHKEVDHFFCEVPALLKLSCVDTTANEAELFFISVLFLLIPVALILISYGFIAQAVLRIQSAEGRRKAFGTCGSHLIVVSLFYGTAIYMYLQPPSPASKDRGKMVSLFYGIITPMLNPLIYTLRNKDVKGAFKRLLARVLLIKK; encoded by the coding sequence ATGAACAAGGTAAATGAGAGCGTCCCCAGGGAGTTCATCCTGTTAGGCTTCTCAGACAGACCATGGCTGGAGCTCCCACTCTTTGTGGTGTTCCTGGTTTCTTATATCTTGACTATCTTTGGCAATCTGGGAATAATTCTGGTGGCACATCTGGACCCCAAGCTTCATACTCCCATGTATTTCTTTCTTAGCAATCTATCTCTCCTGGATCTTTGCTACACCACCAGCACAGTTCCACAGATGCTGGTAAACATTTGCAGCACCAGGAAGGTCATCAGTTATGGTGGCTGCGTggctcagctcttcattttcctggCCCTGGGTTCCACTGAGTGTCTTCTCCTGGCGGTCATGTCCTTTGATAGGTTTGTGGCTATATGTCGGCCTCTCCACTACTCAGTTATCATGCACCAGAGGCTCTGCCTCCAGTTAGCAGCTGCGTCCTGGATTAGTGGCTTTAGCAACTCGGTGTTGCAGTCCAGCTTGACCCTTCAGATGCCACTGTGTGGCCACAAAGAAGTGGATCATTTCTTCTGTGAAGTCCCTGCTCTGCTCAAGTTGTCCTGTGTTGACACAACCGCAAATGAGGCTGAGCTGTTTTTCATCAGTGTGCTATTCCTTCTAATACCCGTGGCACTCATATTGATATCATATGGCTTCATTGCCCAAGCAGTGTTGAGAATACAGTCAGCTGAAGGCCGGCGAAAGGCATTTGGGACATGTGGTTCCCACCTGATTGTGGTGTCACTCTTCTATGGCACTGCCATCTATATGTACCTGCAACCaccatctcctgcctccaaggaccgGGGCAAGATGGTGTCCCTTTTCTATGGGATCATCACACCCATGTTGAACCCCCTCATATACACACTTAGAAACAAAGATGTTAAGGGGGCTTTTAAGAGATTGCTTGCAAGGGTTTTattgatcaagaaataa